Within the Saccharopolyspora gloriosae genome, the region AGCATCCGCTCGAGGTCCGCGGTCGTCCTGGGCACGTGCAGCATTGTGATCAATGATCTGGAATGAATCAAGATTCCCGGCGAGCTTTCTCGTGTGGCACTCACGATGTGAGATCACGTCGCCGGTCGGGTGTTGAGCGAGCTCAGGCTCGTGGCCGGGGGTGCCGTCGTCTCACCGGTGCCCGCGCTGATCCCGTTCCTCGTGCAGGGCCTCGTCCAGCGCCCGGAGCGCGCCGGAGGCCGCCTCGATCGCGGCGACGTGCTCGTCGCTGAGCAGGTCCATCGCGTTCCGCACGGTGCCGGACCAGCGGGTGTCGATGGATTCCCGCGCGGACGTCGACTTCTCGGTCGGCGCCAGCTTGGTGACCCGCCGGTCGGACGGGTCGCTCTCGCGGGCGACGAGGCCGCGCCCGATCAGGCCGCGCACGGCCGCGCTGACGTTGCTGTGCCGCATGCCCAGCCGCCCGGCCAGTTCCGACACCGTGATGCCCGGTGAGCCCAGGACCTGCTTGACCACGGCGAGTTCGGTGTTCGGCAACGGGTCGAGGCTCGCGACCTCGGGGACCAGCCGGTGGATGGTCCAGGCCAGGTCGCGCAGCGCGGTCGGCAGTTCGCTCGGGTCCGCCGATGCTTCGTCCTCGGTTCTGCGGGGCGCCATTTATATATTTTGACATACATATGAAAACATAAATAATCTGCCGGAGACCCGCCTCCTCCTGGGAAGAACCCCATGCCTGAATCGCCCGGCGCCGACGTGCGCGCCACCAGCCCTGTCAGCGGCATCCTGATCGCGGTGCTCGCGTTGCTCACCGCCGTCGCCCCGCTGGCCACCGACATGTACCTCCCGGCTTTCCCCGCGATGGCGGGCGACCTGGGCGCCGGCGCCGCCGAGATCCAGCTGACGCTGACCGCGTTCCTCGTCGGCCTCGGCCTCGGCCAGCTGCTCATCGGGCCGCTCTCCGACGCCACCGGACGGCGGCGGCCACTGCTCATCGGCTCGATCGTGTGCGTTCTCGCCGGTGTCGGGTGCGCGTTCGCCCCGAGCGTCGAGGTCCTCGGCCTCGCCCGGTTCGTGCAAGGCCTGAGCGGAGCGGCCGGAGTCGTGCTGGCCAGGGCCATCATCTCCGACACCGCCCGCGGCACCGCCGCCGCGAAGCTGCTGGGCGTCACGCTGATCATCAGCATCGTCGCCCCCGTCGTAGCGCCCCTCGCGGGCGGCGGGATCATCGCGAGCTTCGGCTGGCGCGCGGTGTTCTCGGTCCTGGCGGTGCTGTCCCTGATCATGTTCATCGGCGCGTTCGCGTTCGCCGCGGAATCGCTGCCGGAATCCGCGCGCACCCGGGGCGGCGTCAAAGCGACCCTCGACGGGGCTCGCGAGGCGCTGAGCAACCGCAACTACCTGGGCTACCTGCTCACCTTCTGCTTCGCGTTCGCGGCGCTGTTCGCCTACATCTCAGCCTCGCCGTTCGTCATGCAGGAGGTGCTGGGGCTCTCGGCAGGTACCTACGCGCTGCTGTTCGGGCTCAACGCGCTGCTCATCGTGATCACCAGCAGCATCGCCGCGGCGCTGGCCGGTCGAGTTCCCTACCGCCGCATGGTCGCCGCGGGCCTGGGGCTCGCGTCGGTGGCGACCGCGGTTCTGCTGGTGGCCGTTCTCGGCGGGGCGCCGACGGTGCCCGTGCTCGTGACGTTCGCGTTCTTCCAGGGATCGCTGGGATTCGTCTTCTCCAACGCGACCACGCTGGCGCTGGCGGAGACCGGGAAGAACGCCGGGACCGGTTCGGCGTTCCTGGGCTTCCTGCAGTTCACCCTCGCCGCGGTGATCTCGCCGCTGGTCGGGCTCGGCGGGGAGGGGACGGCACTGCCGATGGCAGTCGCCATGCTCCTCTCGATGGTGCTCGCGGTGCTCACCTTCTGCTTCATCCCGCGGAGGACATCGCAACAAGCGGCGGGACCTCAACCGGCTTCCGCGCCACCCCGTGAGGCTCCGGCCGCGACCTGAGGTTCCGCAGCCCGCCCCTCCCGCGACTCATTCCGCGGACGCGGCTCCCGCGACGACGCCGCGGTCGTGCAGGGCGCCCAGCCGGGCCTGGCTCAGGCCGAGCACTTCGGTGAGCACCTCGTCGGTGTGCTCGCCCAAGCGAGGGGCGGGTGCCGCGCCGTCGTACTCGCCGTCCCAGCGCAGCGGGGAGCGGGCGGCGACCGCCGGGCCGATGTCCGGCTGGTCGACCGAGGCCAGCACGGAGTCCGCAGTGGACGAACGGTGTTCGGCGACCACGTCGGCCATGCCGCGGTAGTGGCTCCACAGCACTCGTCCCGCGTCGAACCGCTCTCGGACCTCGGCCAGGGTCCGCGCCGCGAACCAGGGCCGCAGGATCGCGGCGATCGTCTCCCGGAGCCGGTAGCGGTCGGCCTCCAGCTTGAGGTCCGCCCCCAAAGGTTCCTCCAGCGCCGCGAACACCTCCGTCGTGCCGGTGGCCTCCTGCAGCGCCGTCCACTGGCCTTCGGTCAGCGCGACGACCATGACGCGCTGGTGATCGCCGGTCTCGAAGTCCACCCCGAAGCTCCCGTAGAGGTGGTTGCCCTGGCGTGGCCGGTCGCCGCCCCGGAATTCGGCCTCGGCGAGCCAGCCGAGGTTGGCGACTCCGGCCGCGGCCACGTCCGCGAGCGCGAGCTCGACGTAGGAGCCGCGGCCCGTCGCGGTCCGCTCGCGCAGCGCGGCCAGCACCCCGGTCGCCGCCGTCATGCCGGTGATCAGGTCCCACGCGGGAAGCACGTGGTTGACCGGTGCCGAACTCTCGTCGCCGCCGGTGATGCCGGGGATGCCCACCTCGGCGTTGACCGTGTAGTCCACGGCGGGCCTGCCGTCGGGGTGGCCCTGCACCCGCACGTGGATCAGGTCGTCCCGCCGGGCGGCCAACGTGTCGTGCGCGAGCCAGCGGCGCCCGACGCTGTTGTCCACGAACACCCCGGATTCCGGCCCTGGCGCGGTGATCAGCGCGGTCACGAGCTCCTTGCCCTCGTCCGAGCGCAGATCCACGGCGAGGGAACGTTTTCCCTTGTTCAGCGCCGTCCAGTAGAGGCTGTGGCCGCTCGGAGCCAGCGGCCAGCGCTGGTGGTCGGCGGCGCCGCCGATGGGATCGACCTTGATCACGTTCGCGCCGAGCTGGCCGAGCGTGAGGCACGCCGACGGCCCCGCGACGAAGCTCGCGCACTCGACGATCCGCACTCCGGACAGCGGGTTCATGAGATCCTCTCGAAGATCGCGGCCAGTCCCTGCCCGCCGCCGATGCACATGGTCTCCAGGCCGTAGCGGCTGTTGCGGCGCCGCATCTCGTGCAGCAGCGTCGTCAGGATCCGCACCCCGGTCGCGCCCACGGGATGACCGAGGGAGATGCCGGAGCCGTTGACGTTGAGCCGGTCGAAGTCGTCCTCGCCGAACCCCCATTCCCGGGTGCAGGCGAGCACCTGCGCCGCGAACGCCTCGTTGAGCTCGATCAAGTCCAGCTCGGCGAGCGTCAGGCCCGCGCGGGCGAGCGCCTTGGCGGTGGCGGGCACCGGCCCGATGCCCATGGTGCGCGGCGGAACTCCGGCCACGCCCCACGACACGAGCCGGGCCATCGGGGTGAGCCCGAGCTGCTCGGCCTTCTCGCGGCTCATCACCAGGCATGCGGCGGCGCCGTCGTTCTGCCCGCTCGCGTTGCCCGCGGTGACGGTGGCCTCGGCGTCCTGCTCGCGCAGCACCGGACGCAGCGCGGCCAGGGATTCCTCCGACGCGTCGGCGCGGGGATGTTCGTCGCGGTCGACCGCATCGGCGGGCCGTCCGCGCTTGCCGGGGACGGTGACCGGCACGATCTCCTCGGCGAAGCGCCCGTCCTCGACGGCCGCTACGGCCCGCTGGTGCGAGCGCAGGGCGAGCCGGTCCTGCTCTTCGCGCGGAATCGTGTGCTCCCGGCGCAGGTTCTCGGCCGTTTCGAGCATTCCGCCCGGCACCGGGTAGTGCTCGCCGCCCGCGGTCAGCCGGGCGCGGACGAGCCGGTCGTGCAGCTCGACCCCGCCGCCGCGCACGCCCCAGCGCATCCGGTCGGAGTAGAACTCGACGAGGCTCATGCTCTCCGCGCCGCCCGCGAGCACGACGTCGGCGACACCGGTCTGCACCCGCATCGCCGCGTCCAGCACCGCCTGCAGGCCGGAACCGCAGCGCCGGTCGACCTGCATGCCCGGCACCGCCACCGGAAGCCCGGCGTCGAGCGCGGCGACCCGGCCGATCGCGGGAGCCTCCCCGTTCGGATAGCACTGTCCGAACAGGACGTCGTCGACCAGCTCGGCGGGAACCCCGGTGCGGTCCAGCACGGCCCGGATCGCGGTCGAGGCGAGTTCGGCGGCCGGGATCCGGGAGAACACCCCGCCGTACCTGCCCACGGGCGTGCGGATCGGTTCGACGATCACCGCGTCGTTGGTCATCCTGCTGCCTCCGTGCGTCGTTGCCGAGCCCATTCCCGCAAGATCGCGGCGCGGAGCTTCGTGCCGTCGGTGCCCGGGGTCGTGGGCAGCTCACTGATGACGTGGATCGTGCCCGGAACCTCGAACCACGCCAACCCTTCCGCACCCACTCACGCGGTTCCCGGCCGGTCGCAGGACGTTCGGGTTCGAGCACGACGAAGCCGACCGCGCTCGTCGCGCCCTCCGCGTCGCGAACGCCCACCCGCACCTGAGCCGACTCCGGGATCGAATTCATGAGATCCCGTTCCGCGCGGAAGAACGATCAACGGAGATCGTGCAGGGTGCACCGCCGCGTGCGGCGAGGTCGGAATTCGCGCTCCACGACCTGTTCCCGATCGAGCTGACCATTCGGCGTCGCGAAACCGCCACCCGGATGAATCAGAGCGTTCGGGAGATGCGAAATTCGGGAAAATATTGGGCGAATCGTGGGGTTGATGGCGTTTTAGGATGGCATCGAAATTCCAGGACCACGTCGAGAGGGATCATGCGCAGAACAGCTTCCTTGCTCGCGGCCGGACTTCTCTTGCTGCTCACCGGAGGTGCTCCGGTCGCGGCTCAGGAAACCTCGGCCGCTGAGAACCCGGCCGTGGAAACCATCGCCGCGGACCACACGATCACGTTCGTGAATCGCTCCGGCGAGACGGTGTGGCTCGGCAGCAGCGTGAACGCCGACGAGTCGCAGCAGCTCACCGGTCTGCCGGTGATCGAGGACGGTGCCTCCGCGACCATCACCATCCCGGAATCCGGTGACCCGGAGTATTGGCGCGGCAAGTTCTTCGCCCGCCAGGACTGCTCCGGCGAGCCGGGCGACACCTTCCACTGCGAAGTGGGCGACTGCGGCCCGGAAGCCGACACCTGCACCACCGGTGAGCAGCCGACCGGCCTCGCCGAGTTCAACTTCGACCCCAACGACGCCGGGGCCCCTTGGTACAACGTCAGCTACGTCAACGGGGTGGCGCTGCCGATCACGATCGAGGCGAACGGCGCGACACCGCCGCCGGATTCCGGCCAGTGCGAAGAGGTCGGCTGCTCCGAGAAGCTGCTGCAGCACTGCCCGCCGGAGAATCTGACCGACGGCTCGGACGGGCAGCCGCAGCTGTGCACCAATCCCAGCCGGGACGAGGAGACCCCGTACAGCGATGCGGTGAAGGAACATTGCCCGCGGGCGTACGCGTGGTCCAAGCACGACCAGGAACCCGGCAACAACGTCATGCGCAACTGCCCGTCGTGCGACGGGTTCACCGTGACCTTCCACGCGGGGATCTGATGTTCACCCGGAAATCGCTGGTGCCCGCCTTGGCGGCGGTCGTGACTCTGCTGCTCCTGCCCGCGACCTCCGCGGCCGAGGACGGTGTCAAGAAAGGCGTCAGCGTGAACGACGTCGCGGGCGTCGACGAAGCGCTCGGTGACGTCGGGGCGAGCTGGTTCTACGACTGGTCCGTCGACGAACAGGGCGTCACTCCGCCCGAGGGCACCGAATTCGTCCCGATGATCTGGGGCGCCGAGTCGGTGAACCAGCAGGACTTGGACGAGGCGAAGGCCTCGGGCTCGACGCTGCTGGCGTTCAACGAACCGGACATGACCGAGCAGGCGAACCTGACCGTCGAGCAAGCCCTCGACCTGTGGCCGCAGCTGCAGGACACCGGGATGCGGCTCAGCGCGCCCGGAGTCGCGACCGGAGCCGACCTGGAAGGCGGCTGGCTCGACCGGTTCATGCGGGGCGCGGACGAACGCGGCTACCGGGTCGATTTCATCCCGCTGCACTGGTACGGCGCGGACTTCTCCCCGGAAGCGACCGAACAACTCCGCGGCTACGTCGAAGCCGTCCACGAGCGCTACCGGAAACCGGTGTGGCTCACCGAATACGCGCTCATCGACTTCTCCGGCGGAACCCCGCGCTACCCGGGCGAGCAGGAGCAAGCCGACTTCGTCCGGAGCTCCACCGCGATGCTGGAAGGCCTGCCGTTCGTGGAGCGGTACTCCTGGTTCACGCTGTCCACCGAGACCAGCCCCACCGGCCTCTACGACGGCGCGCAGCCCAACACCAGCGGCACCGCTTATCGCGACGCGGCGGCCCGGTAGCGACCATTGCCGTTCGCGCCGGGAACCCGAACGGCGCACCGGTTCGAGCATCCGTCCGGTATCGACGAACGTTCGTCCGGTGCCGGGAATGCCTCCCCGGGCTGGACGAGCGCGCCGCTACCGATCCGCGGCGGTCGCGGGTGCGGGTTCGGCGGGGGTGCTCTCCGGGGCGAGTGAGCGACCCGTGGTCTCGGGCAGCGTGGCGGCGGCTCCGAACGCGAGTACGGCGATGACCGTCAGGTAGATCGCCGGGGACAACTGGTTCCCGGTCGTCGACACCAGCCAGGTCGCGACGAAGGGCGCGGTACCGCCGAACAGCGCGTAGGCGACGTTGTAGGTCACCGCCGACGCGGTGAACCGCACGCGGGTGGGGAACATCTCCGAGAGCAGGACCGCGGTCACCACGTTCGCCGTGACGGCGCCGACGGCGACCAGGAGCTGACCGACGAGAGCCCCGCCGAACGAACCCGTGGCGGCGAGCAGGTAGCCGGGCACGGTGAGCAGCGCCAGCGCGCCCGCCGCGAGGAACATGGTGCGGCGTCGGCCGATGCGGTCGCAGAACCCGCCGATGGGCGGCGCTGCGGCGACGGCGGCGACCAGGGCGAGGACGTTCGTGGCGAGCACGACGTCGGAGTCCATGCCCACCGTGACCTTCAAGAACGTCGTCATGTAGGTGGAGAAGAGGTAGAACGACAGCGCGGTGAGCATGATGAAGCCGCCGAGCCGCAGCATCACGGAGGCCTGCGTCGCGAACGCTTCGCGCAGCGGCGAGTGCTCGCGCGCGTTCGACCCGAGCTCCTGGAAGGCGGGGCTCTCGTTGAGGCGCCTGCGGATGAAGAACCCGACCAGGCCGAGCGGAACGGCGATCAGGAACGGGATGCGCCATCCCCACTGCGCCATCGCCGCTTCCGGGATGAGCAGTTCCAGCACGAACGCGACCAGCGCGGCGGCGGCGAACGCGGCGAACGTCGCCGCGGGCAACCAGCTCGCGGTACGGGCGCGGCGGCCTCGGCCTACGTGTTCGATCAGGTAGGTGCAGGCTCCGGCGTACTCGCCGCCCGCGGAGGCACCCTGCACGCAGCGGGCCAGTGCGAGCAGCAACGGGGCTGCGTAGCCGATCGAGTCGTAGCTGGGCAGCAGGCCGATCACGCCGGTGGACACGGACATCAGGATCACGGTGAGCGCGAGCACGGCTTTGCGGCCGATGCGGTCGCCGAGCGACCCGAACACCACGCCGCCCAGCGGTCGCATGGCGAAGGCGACGGCGAAGACCGCGAAGGTCTGCAACAGGCCCGCCGTGCTGTCCCCGCTGGGGAAGAACTTGGCGGCGATCGTCGTGGCGAAGAAGCCGTAGACGGCGAAGTCGAACCACTCGACGAACGTTCCGGCCGCGGCGGCGGTCGTCACCCGCCGGATGTCGGCTTCCCGCGCTGCCGCAGGTGTGTCGTCGATCGTGCTGTCGTCTGGCATGTCCGCTCCGCTGTGTCGGTGAGGTGCCGGGGATCGGCCGTTGGTCGCGATGCGCGGGAACCTTCTCGTGTCGTGAGCGGTTCGCGCCGCGCTCCGGCCTCCCCTGCGAGTCCCGTCACTTACCGCCTGGCAGGTCTTCTGCTGTGCTGCCGACGGTCCACGCTAGTTGCCGGATGAGCAACATGAAAGCTCCATATGGCAACAAGGTTGTTAAGTCCAGAGGGGTGCTGGACTTCGTCGTGCGCTAGGAGATTTGCGTGAAACGCAGTTGTAGGCGCTTCTTCCTGCGGTGATTACCTGGGGTGGAGCTGTCGTCGCCCGGTTGGGCACTCGCAGCCGAACGCGGCGTTCGTTGCGAACACGACGCGATACTGGCCAACGTCATTGCCAGGTAGGCAACCATTGGTCAGCGGATGCACGCCCGCGAGCAGGTGCGTGCCCCGTGAGCGGTCGCAGCGTGCCCTGCCGGTTCCGGAAATGCCGGGCTGTGCGCCCGGTACCGGGTCTGCTTGGTAGACAGTGAGCATGACCGGGAGCAACGATCGATCTGTAACGGTGTTCGTGTCCGACGCGTTGCAGGCGCGGCTGGACGCTTACCGCGGTGCGAGCGGCACGACCACAGCGGTCGTGTTCGAGGCGATCGAGTCGTGGCGCGACCGGCTGCCGGAAGTGCTGGGGGACGCTCGTGCGCGGATCAACGCCCCGCGGCTTCGGGACGAGGTGCACTACCTCGGATCGGGACCGGTGCAGATCCGCGTGCACCCGGACGCCGTCCTGGCGGAGTTGCTGGAGCGGCTGTCCGATGAGCTGGGCGTGCCGATCACGACTTGGCTGCCGCCGCTGCTCAACGCACACCTGCCCGGACGCAGGGAGCCGGACGACATGCCCTGGATCGTCCGGGCTCCGGATTGAGTAGGGGTCGCCCGGCGACGAACACGTGCGGCCCGCACAGCGAGTGAGCGACAGGGCCGGTGAGCTGTCATCGCTCACCGGCCCTGAAGGTGCTCAGCGGGCTCCGGCCGGCGTCAAGGGGTCGTAGTCAGGGCGTGGTGGTCTCGCTGAACTTCGGGAGCTTCTCGAGGTAGTCGAGCACGTTGGTCAGCGGTTCGACGTCGCCGAACTTGGCGTCGATGTCGAACAGGTTCCACGCCACGACGCCATCGACGCGGTCGCCGACGGCCTCCCGCACGACGATCGGCCGGAAACCTTCGGCGATGGCGTCCTCCACGGTGTGCCGGACGCAACCGGCGGCCGTCACGCCGGTGACGATGACGGTGTCGATGCGGTTGACGGTGAGGTACTGCTGCAAATTCGTGCCGGGGAAGGCGCTGGCCCGCTTCTTCGTGATGACGAGGTCGTCGGGCTCCGGGGCGATGCGGTCGTCGATCCGCACGGCCTCGCTGCCCGCTTCGAGCAGCTCGACCGGGATCTTGTTGACCCATAGCCCCATGTCGGAGGGCTTGTTCGGGTCAGTGGTGTTGTAGGCGGTGGTGGTGTAGATGACCGGCACGCCCTTGGCTCGCGCGGCCTCGTTGAGCTGCTGGCACGCGGGGATGATGGTGTCCATGTGCTCGCAGGTGAACGCGTGTCCGGGCCGGGTCCAGGCGTTCGCCATGTCGATGTGCACGATCGCCGGTCGCCTGCCGTAGCCGACCCGGCGCTGGAAGCCGCGCTCCTGGTACTCGGCGGAGTCACCGGCGAAGGTGCGCTCCAGCAGCTCCCGCAGTTCCTGCGACATGAAGACCAACTCCTCTGCGATGGCTGTCGCGCCGACGGCGGCAGCCCCAAGTAATCACTGTTGCCCGGTGGGCAATCTAGTTGCTGAATTAGAGACTGGCAACGGGGTGTCGCTGCGAATCAGGCCGATTCGACCTGAGGAATCCTTTGCAGCACACGGAAACTCGTTCCCGTCATGTGTCCAGGTTCCCCTTAGTGTTGACCAGGAGGACATGGTGTTGGCAAGGTGCGTTGAGCGTGACAGCAGAAGTGACCGCGGTCACGAATGCCGGGGTGATCAGTTCCCGGTGACCGCGCCCGAGCACTCCCGTGTCCCCGCCTGTGAGGAGCGATGCAGATGAAACGTGTCGGAGTCGATGTCGGCGGTACTTTCACCGACCTGTACTTCTCGGACGATGCCTCCGGCCGGGTGGTCATCGAGAAGGTTCCGTCCACTCCGGACGATCCGTCGCGCGGCGTGCTGCACGGATTGCGGCTGCTGTGCGAGAAAGCCGGGACCGACCTGCGCGAGATCGACCAGCTGGTGCACGGCACGACGGTCGCCACGAACATCGCGCTGACCCACACCGGCGCCGAGGTCGGCCTCATCACCACCGAGGGCTTCCGCGACATCCTGCACATCGCGCGGCACAAGAAGCCGCACAACTTCTCGCTCCAGCAGGACCTTCCGTGGCAGTCGGCGCCACTGGTGAAGCGCCGCCACCGAATGACCGTGCGCGAACGCGTCAGCGCCCCGGACGGAGAAGTGCTGGTACAGCTGGACGACGCGGAGGTCCGGCAGAAGGTGCGCGAGCTGCGCGACGCGGGGGTCGAAGCGATCGCGGTGTGCCTGCTGCACTCCTACCTCAACTCCGCCCACGAGCAGCGGATCAAGCAGATCATCGCCGAGGAGTACCCGGAGGCGTACCTGTCGGTCTCCAGCGACGTGGTTCCGCTGTACCGGGAGTACGAACGCTTCTCCACCACGGCGCTCAACGCCTACGTCGGCCCGAAGGTGTCGCGCTACCTCGCAGAGCTCGCCGCGGCGGTCAAGGAACTCGGCTACACCCGCGAGATCCTGCTGATGCAGTCCTCCGGCGGAATGCTGCCGATCGGGCCGGCGGGGGAGCAGCCGGTGAACCTGCTGATGTCCGGGCCGGTCGCCGGTCTGCTCGGCGGGATCTGGGCCGCCGAGCTCGCCGGCTTCGACAACGTGGTCACGCTGGACATCGGCGGCACCTCCGCGGACATCGGCGTCGCCCCGGGCGGGCAGCTGCGGATGCGGCATCTGCTGGACACCAAGGTCGGCGACTACCAGGCCATGATCCCGATGGTGGACATCGACACCATCGGCGCGGGCGGGGGATCGGTCGCCTACGTCGACGAAGGCGGCGTGTTCCGCGTCGGGCCGCAATCGGCCGGCGCCACTCCCGGCCCGGCCTGCTACGGGCGCGGCGGCACCTTGCCGACCTCGACCGATGCGCAGGTCGCGCTCGGCAGGCTGCGCAGCAGGCGCGGGCTCGCGGGTGGCGGTACCGAGCTGGACGTCGAGGCGGCGCGGACCGCGATGGCCACGGTCGCCGACCCGCTCGGCATGAGCACCGAGGAAGCCGCGCTGGGCGCGTTGCAAATCCAGCGCTTCGGCATGACGCAGGCCATCGAGCTGAACTCGGTGCGCCGCGGCTACGACCCGCAGGAATTCACGCTGGTGGCCGAGGGCGGCGCGGGACCGCTGTTCTCCTGCGAGATCGCCGCGGAACTGGGCATTCCCCGAGTGCTCGTTCCGCCGCACCCGGGCACCATCGCGGCCAACGGGCTGCTGGCCACCGATCAGCGCTACGAGTTCGCCGCCACCGAACGGCACGTGCTCGGCAAGGTCGACAAGGCGCGGCTCGCCCAGCGGTATCAGGAGCTCACCGCCGACGCCCACGCCCGCCTGGATGCCGACGGGATTCCGCGAGGGGACCGCGAACTGCACAGCCTGGCCGACTGCCGTTACGACGGTCAGGGCTACGAGGTGCGCTTCGAGATCCCGCCGGGGGAGATCACCGACGAGTGGCTCGAAGAGCTCCGCGAGGCGTTCCACCAGGCGCACGAAGTCGAGTTCGGGCACCGCTTCGCCACCGGCGGAGTGGAGATCGTCAACATCCGGGTCGTCGGAGTCGGTGCCGTGCAACGGCTTCCCGCCTCGCAGGCCGACGAGGTGAGCGGCGGGCTTGCGGCCGCACTGCTCGACACCCAGGACGTCGTGTTCGATGTGGACGGACAGCCGACGTCCTGCCGCACGCCCTTCTACGACCGGGACCGGCTCGGTGCGGGAGAGCGCATCGAGGGACCTGCGATCATCGAGCAGTACGACACCACGACCGTCGTGCCGGTCGGATTCACCGCGAACGTCGACCGGTACGGGAACCTCGTCATCGAATGCCCGGCACGGGAGGAGCAGGCCGAGGACAACGCGCTGGCGACCCCCATCCGGATGCGGGTCATCGGCGGCGGTTTCTCCGCCATCGCCAAGGAAATGGCCTCGGTGTTGTTCCGCATGGCCTACTCGTCGATCATCCGCGAGTCCGAGGACTTGGGCGCGGGCATCTTCGACGCGAAGGGCAACGTGCTGGCCGAGTCCGATTCCACGCCGATGTTCATGGGGGCCATGCCCAAGATCGTGCGCGGAGTGCTGGAGCTGCTCGGCGACGACGTCCACGAAGGCGACGTGATCCTGCACAACGACCCGTACCTGGGCGCGACGCACTCGCCCGATGTCGCGATCGTGACGCCGATCTTCCACGCG harbors:
- a CDS encoding hydantoinase B/oxoprolinase family protein, which produces MKRVGVDVGGTFTDLYFSDDASGRVVIEKVPSTPDDPSRGVLHGLRLLCEKAGTDLREIDQLVHGTTVATNIALTHTGAEVGLITTEGFRDILHIARHKKPHNFSLQQDLPWQSAPLVKRRHRMTVRERVSAPDGEVLVQLDDAEVRQKVRELRDAGVEAIAVCLLHSYLNSAHEQRIKQIIAEEYPEAYLSVSSDVVPLYREYERFSTTALNAYVGPKVSRYLAELAAAVKELGYTREILLMQSSGGMLPIGPAGEQPVNLLMSGPVAGLLGGIWAAELAGFDNVVTLDIGGTSADIGVAPGGQLRMRHLLDTKVGDYQAMIPMVDIDTIGAGGGSVAYVDEGGVFRVGPQSAGATPGPACYGRGGTLPTSTDAQVALGRLRSRRGLAGGGTELDVEAARTAMATVADPLGMSTEEAALGALQIQRFGMTQAIELNSVRRGYDPQEFTLVAEGGAGPLFSCEIAAELGIPRVLVPPHPGTIAANGLLATDQRYEFAATERHVLGKVDKARLAQRYQELTADAHARLDADGIPRGDRELHSLADCRYDGQGYEVRFEIPPGEITDEWLEELREAFHQAHEVEFGHRFATGGVEIVNIRVVGVGAVQRLPASQADEVSGGLAAALLDTQDVVFDVDGQPTSCRTPFYDRDRLGAGERIEGPAIIEQYDTTTVVPVGFTANVDRYGNLVIECPAREEQAEDNALATPIRMRVIGGGFSAIAKEMASVLFRMAYSSIIRESEDLGAGIFDAKGNVLAESDSTPMFMGAMPKIVRGVLELLGDDVHEGDVILHNDPYLGATHSPDVAIVTPIFHAGELVGFAGASGQLLDIGGAYPGLAVDLVDNKAEGQIFRAVKIVERGERQTKLLEHILANTRTPTHNAGDLEAMMAACSLAERRFLDLVSRYGRDAVLDAGRSWIDYSESMLRARIAEVPDGVYETDVGYLDDDGRNYGEKLPVKVKVIIEGDEITYDLTGSSPQVPTAYNCPFEGTTVSAFAFITRMIFLDEAVHPVFVPQNEGMLRPVHVIAPEGTIFNPTFPTACFARFCQVQRAVDLALRALAPVLPEHVTAGNSAHLHFLSYSGWSEQDREYWVYLEVNEGSYGGRPDGDGLDSVDCLIANTRNNPIEELEYRFPMRTDRYELRDEPCAAGEHRGGIGVVRVNTFLTDTVVTCEGERHESDPPWGVFGGHDGCNASLVKNVGEPDEDHWPSKVTARPLRAGDSLEIKVPNSGGYGDPILRDPEKVLSDVLDGFTTVELAERDYGVVLDGSSVDLDRTGELRAARSGGR